A stretch of the Notamacropus eugenii isolate mMacEug1 chromosome 2, mMacEug1.pri_v2, whole genome shotgun sequence genome encodes the following:
- the TMEM125 gene encoding transmembrane protein 125, producing MAQLEASPDLQQHRVPMPLSGAGAPDALEEHVELWWSQEPRRAALCFSVAVGLVAGCGAGGVALLYSTSSRSGEWRLAMGTVLCLLALLVLVKQLLGSAVQDMNCIRQPQHVALLRSGGGADSLVVLVSGLVLLGSGLVLISLAASPTSGPGPSPSPARPLATMLTAGIVLGVMGALLLLGLLLYQAGTGSCCLLPTTATGSGRGRGRGGSSIFSISGRLPTTPSIANLLGLGHSSS from the coding sequence ATGGCCCAGCTGGAAGCATCCCCTGACCTGCAGCAGCACAGGGTACCCATGCCTCTGAGTGGGGCGGGAGCTCCAGATGCACTGGAGGAACATGTGGAACTATGGTGGTCTCAGGAGCCCCGGCGTGCAGCACTCTGCTTCTCTGTGGCTGTGGGGCTAGTGGCCGGCTGTGGAGCTGGTGGGGTGGCCCTACTCTACTCCACTAGCAGTCGCTCAGGTGAGTGGCGCCTTGCCATGGGCACTGTCCTCTGTCTGTTGGCCCTGCTGGTGCTGGTAAAGCAACTGCTGGGCTCTGCCGTGCAGGATATGAACTGTATCCGGCAACCCCAGCACGTGGCCCTGTTGCGCAGTGGGGGAGGAGCAGACAGTCTCGTGGTCCTGGTCAGTGGCCTGGTACTGCTGGGCAGTGGCCTAGTGCTGATCAGCCTGGCTGCTTCCCCCACTTCTggccctggccccagccccagcccagcCAGGCCCCTGGCCACTATGCTAACTGCGGGCATCGTCCTGGGTGTCATGGGGGCCCTTCTGCTGTTGGGACTGCTGCTGTACCAAGCGGGCACAGGAAGTTGCTGCCTCCTGCCCACCACAGCTACAGGCTCAGGTCGAGGCCGGGGACGAGGGGGCAGCAGCATCTTCAGTATCTCTGGACGGCTGCCAACCACACCCAGCATCGCCAATCTCCTTGGACTGGGCCACAGCAGCAGCTGA